The genomic region GAGCGGCCAGAGCGTGAGCGTCAACGGCGCGTGTCTGACCGTCGAGGAGAGCGACCGGGGAAGCTTCGAGGTGTTCCTCGCCGCCGAGACCGTCTCGCGGACCTACCTCGGGGAGCTACGGGAGGGCGATCGGGTCAACCTCGAACGCGCGATGCCCGCCGACGGGCGGTTCGACGGCCACCTCGTGCAGGGACACGTCGACGGCGTCGGCGAGGTCCGCGGGATCGAGGAGGTGGGCGAGGACTGGCGATTCGCGTTCTCGCTGCCCGCCGAGGTCGAGAGCTACGTCGTCGAGAAGGGCTCGATCACCGTCGACGGGATCAGCCTCACCGTCGCGGCGCTCTCCGAGGGGTTCTCGGTTGCGATCATCCCGACGACGTACGAGGAGACGACGCTCTCGGGGAAGTCGGTGGGCGACCCCGTTCACCTCGAGGCGGACGTGATCGCCAAGTACGTCGAGCGGGTCAGCGCTCCGTATCGGGATCGAACTCCGTGAGTTCGGGGGTCGGTTCGTCCTCGCCTCGCACGATCCCGGCGTCGGCGTAGGCCCGCCGGTAGGCCGAGAGCTTCCGGTAGAGGAAGTACCCCACCAGCCCGTCGTAGAGGACGATGAAGCCGATCAGGGCGACGGCGGGCGTGATCCAGCTCGCGGCCGCGACGAGCAGGCTCGGGACGACTCCCGAGAGCGTGTTGTACAGCCCGTGGAAGAACGCGGCGATCAACACCCCCTTGATGACGATCGGGCCGGCGTTCTCGCGGTTGAACTTCGCCAACCCGAGGTAGTAGCCCGCGATCGACGAATAGAGGACGTGGCCCGGCCCCGCGAGCGCGCGGGTCGCGGCGGTGTCGCCCGCGGCGCCGATCACCTCGATCCCGGCGAGGCCGGCCTCCAGGCCCCGCGTGATGTATATCGCGTTCTCGATGGTCGCGAAACCGAGGCCGGCGGCCGCGCCGTAGACCGCCCCGTCGATGACGGCGTCGAAGCGGACGTCGCGGTAGGCGAACAGACGCACCGCCAGCAGTTTGACCGTCTCCTCGACGGGGCCGACCACGAGGAAGAAGAACAGTGGCAGGCCGATCAGCGCGGGCAGCGCGCCGAACGCCGGCTGGAGAAGTGAGTTGACGACGGCGGCGAACATCGCGAAGAGCACGGCGAGCAGGAAGGTGGCGACCAGCAGCGAGAGGGGTTCGCCCGTCGTCACGTCGATGTGCCAGATGTAGGCGGCGATGGCGAAGGCGGGCACCACCGAGAGGATCACCAGCACCCCGACCACGGGATCGGAGAGCGCACCCAGCCCCCCGAGGACGAACTGGGCGATCAGAAAGGCCAGCGCGAGGAGGACCACGAACGCCTTCGTGCCCGCGACGCCGACCCGATAGAGCCACGCCGCGAGCGTGTCGACCGCCGAGCGCCGTTCCCACGTCGAGACGTCGTAGAGGTCCCGGGAGCCGCGCGTCTCGCGATCGACCGGATCTCGCTGCATACCACCCGTACAGGAGGATTCCCCCTAACTTTTTGGACTCCGGCGGCGGTTCGGGCCGGGTGCGGGACGGCCCCGGCGGATCGCGCCCCGCTAGTATCCCCTAGTATACATTGGTCAGTATGAGGGAGGTCGTTAAGTACCACGGGTCGTGAGTACGTGTCACTGTGTTCAGCACCAGCCGCGGGATCCTGTACAGCGCCCCGCCGGGAGAGGACGACGCGTCCCGTCGATCCGAGGCCGACGCGCCGACCCCCGCACCCGCCGACGACTAGTCAGACTCAACAGACAGGGGCCCGAACCACGGGTATGCACTTCGATCAGCGCACCCAGCAGGCGCTTCGCGAGGCCGGCCTCGACCGGGAGGCGATCGTCGCGGCCTCCGATCGGGTCGCCGAACTCGTCGACGAGGACGCCGCCGAGTTGGAGGCCTTCTTCGAGACCCACGACACCGTCTACTCGGACATGGACCTCGCTCACAGTAGAGACGAATTCCCCGAGCACACCGTCGAGTACTGCGACATCTTCACCCACGGCTCCGACGTCCGCGGCTATCTCCGTTTCGACACCTGGGGCGTGCCCGTCGAGGGCGGGCGGGTCCTCGCCGAGGACTGCGTCGAACTCACGCTGGGTCCGACCGTCGATACTCGGGTACGGTTCGCTCCCTCGCGCGACGCGCTATGAGGGCCACGATCCGGGGGATCTACACGACCGCGCTCACGCGGCTGTTCTCGACGGCGGGCCACGAGGTCGTCCAGGCGACCGGCCCGATTCGCGAGCGTTTCGAGCGCGAGTTCGGGGACGGCCCCGCGGAGCTTTCCTGTACCACGAGCCGCGACCGACAGGGCGTCTCGCTCTCGGGGGGGCCGGAGGCCGTCGAGGAAGGACGGAGGCTGCTCGCCGTCGAGCGCGACACGTTCGTCTGGGACGATCCCACGCCGCTTGGCGCGGTTTTCGAGGGGCGGGTAGAGGGGACCCGCGGCGGCGGGGCGGTCGTCTCGCTCGAAGGGGGCGAGGGGTACCTCCCGTTCGACGACAGCGAGGAGTACGTCGAGGAGGGCGACACCCTCCGCGTGCAGGTCACGGAGCCGACCCCGCCGTGGAGCGACGACGACCCGCGGGTGTCGACGACGATCCGTGCGCGGACCCCCAGCGGTCTGGCGGCGCTTCGCGAGGGCGAGTCGGGGATCGACGCGCCCGACGCCGAAACCGCCGGATTGGTCGACCTGCTCTCGGTCGACGTTCCTGGGAACTGGGGCGTCTCGCTCGGGCGGCGTGCGCGGGAGGCGAACCTCTCGGACCTCGAAGCGGGCCTCTCGCGGGCGGCGGACCTCGCCGCGGCGTTCGAGAAAGGCGAGTTGAACCCGTACGCGACCGCGTGGTGCTGGTTCGGCCGCGAGAGCCGGTTTTCGCTCGACGAGGTACGACGGGAAGTCACGACCACGATGGCGGGCCACCACCGGATCAAGGCGGGGTCGAACCGGGCGAGCGACGCCGTCGACTTCGCTGAGGCGCTCTGTGAACCCGACGAGTTCCCGTTCGACGCCGTGGCGAGCCAGTTCGGGCCCCGGGAGGGCGACGACCTCGCGATGGAGCACGGCAAACCCGACGGGCGGGTGATCACGCTCGGGCGCGGCGAGGTGATCGAGTACGACCCCGAGGGCTCGATCACCCTTCGCCGCGAGATGACCGCCGGCGGGAGCTACGACGCCCTCGGGACCCCCCGCGAGTCGGGCGACGTGGCGATCACCACCCTGAAGGAGGGGCGGTGGTGGTATCCGACGACCTACCGGGACGGCGGGGGCGCGACCAAGGGGACCTACGTCAACGTCTGTACGCCCGTCGAACTGTTCCCGAAAAGCGCGAGATACGTCGACCTCCACGTCGACGTGGTCAAACACCCCGACGGAACCGTCGAGCGCGTCGACGGCGAGGAGTTGGACGAGGCGGTCGACGCCGGCCTCGTGAGCGACGAGTTGGCCGAGAAGGCCCGGGGCGTCGCGGCGGCGATCGAGCGCGCGCTGGCCTAGGCGTCGGGGACGTCGGCGTCCTTGTCTTCCACGTCGCGTTTCATCGACTCCCGGCGGGATTGGGCGTCCCTCCCCGTCGCTTCGAGCAGGAAGTCGTTTTTCGCGCTCACGGCGTCGGCGGCGGCGTCGGCGTTGCCCTCGGCGATGACGTCCTCGGCCGGACGCTCCTCGAAGTGGACGGCGAGTTTGTCCTTCTTGCCGCTGTAGGCGACCGCGCCGGCGACGATCCGCTCGAAGACCGGGTTGTCGGGGTCGTCGACCACGTAGAGGTCGCTGCCGTTGTACTCCTCGGTGTCGGTGATCGAACCGAAGTACTCCTCGATGGTCCCCTCCATGTCGGGGATGCGCTCCTCGAGGTGCTCGCCGCGTCGCATCTTGTATTCGCGCATTGGGCCCCGTTCGACAGCGGCGGATTTACGGGTTTCGTCTCAGGGCTCGCGCTCGGCCAGATAGCCCCGGTGACACTCCGGACAGATGTCGCCCGCGCGCAGCGAGTCGCGCTCGTCGAGGCCCGACGCCTCGCAGTTGGGGCAGTACAGCACCGTCTCGCCCCCCGCCCCGGCCGACCGGTCGGGTGCGGGCGTCGGGCCCGCGCTGACGAACGTCGGCTCCGAACCGCCCCCGGCGTCCGATCCCTCGGACGAGTCGATGATCTCCGCACCCTGATCGGCCTGCGGGGTGAGGCCGCCGCCGAAGTCGAGGTCCGTCTTCCCGCCGGGGGCCGTCGCGTCGAACCCCTCGTCCTCGCCCTCGACGCTCGGCCAGCCCGACGAGCCGCCGGCCCCCCGGTCGTGGTCATCGACCTCGGGCCACGCGCCCGGTTCGCGTTCCTCGCCCTCGATTCCGTCCTCGATGATCTCCGTGTCCTCGGTCGCGGGGTCGGCCTCGACGGTCGGTTCGCGCTCGTCCCCTCGGGGGCCGGCGTCCGACCCAGGTTCGGGGCCGGCCTCCGGGCGCGGTTCGATCCCGGGGCCCGCGGGGTCGGCGTCGGCCTCTCTCGACTCGGACTCGGGTCGGGGTCTGGCCGGGCCCGGTTGGGCGGTTCTGGGCCGTGGCTGGGAGCGCTGTGTGACCTCCGTGTTCTCGCTGATCGTCCTCGCCTTGCCACAGCGCGTGCAGCGCTCGAGTTCGACGACGCTGATGACCACCTCGTTGCCGCGTTCCTCGCGGTCGCGCTCGATCTCGCTTTCCCCGTATTCGTGACCGAGCAGTGAACAGCGGAGACTCATGGCTGTACCTACCGCGACAGGACCAAAAGAGTACTGCTCTTTCGGGTCTCGCTCCAGACGCCGGGTCAGCCCACAGTATAAATCCCTCGCCGTCGGAGTGGAGGGTATGGGGGCAAAGCGGGCGTACCGGAACCGGACGGACAGCGAGGTCGCCGTCCTCGACGCGCTGATCGAGCGACCGGAGGGCGGTATGACGGTCCTCGAACTGCGGACCCGCGCCGACGTGACGATCGACGAACTCGAGACCGCGCTCGGGGAGCTAAAGCGCGCGGACCTGATCACGGTCGAGAAGAACGGCGATCGAACCGTCATCCTGCCCGACGAGTCGGTCGTTCCCGATCCCGACAGCGAGGAGCCGTCGATCGTCGAGCGGCTCCGCGATCGACTGCCGTTCTAAGCGCCACGTTTTACCGGCGCGACACCCGAGTCAGCGGTATGGATACGGAGAGGAGCCGACGATGACCGTCCTCGAATCCTTCCACGCGAACCACGGCGCGACCTTCGAGGAGCGCGGCGGACGGACGGTTCCGAGACACTACGGCCGGCCCGAGCGAACCCACCAGGCCGTCAGGAACGGCGTCGGGATCGTCGAGATGGCCTACGGCGTCCTGACGATCACCGGCGACGACCGGGTGGAGTACGTCGACAACGTCGTCTCGAACCGGGTTCCTGAAAGCGACGGCGAGGGCCGGTACGCGCTGTTGTGTGACCCGCAGGGCCGGATCGAACTCGACCTCTATATTTATAACGCCGGCGAGCGCCTCCTGCTCTTTACCCCGCCCGGGCGTGCCCGAGGACTGGCCGAGGAGTGGCGCGAGAAGGTGTTCATCCAGGACGTCGGGATCGACGTGGCGAGCGACGACCTCTCGGTTCTGGGCGTTCACGGGCCGAAGGCCACCGAGAAGGTCGCGAGCGTCCTCAACAAGATCGGCGTCCCCGAGGGATCGCTCGTGTTCGATCGGGGGTCGATCAACGACGTGGGCGTGACCGTCATCGCCGCCGACGACCCCACGGGCGAGGACGGCTACGAGATCGTCTGTAGCGCCGCGGAGAGCGAGGCGGTGATGGACGCGCTGATCAACTACGGGACCGGGGCCGTGCCCTTCGGAACGCGAACGTGGGAGACGCTCACGCTCGAAGCCGGGACGCCGCTTTTCGAGAGCGAACTCGAGGGGAGGCTCCCGAACGTCCTCGGGCTCCGAAACGCCGTCGACTTCGAGAAGGGCTGTTTCGTCGGCCAGGAGGTGATCAGCCGCGTCGAGAACCGGGGGGAACCGAGCCGACGGCTCGTCGGGCTACGGTGTGAGGCGCTTCCAGAGGGCGGTACGGCGGTCTTCGACGGCGAGGCGGTCGGCGAGGTGACGCGGGCGATCGAGAGCCCCTCGCTCGGCGAGCCGATCGCGTTCGCGCTCGTGGAGTACGGGCTAGAGGGCGGGGAACTGACGATCGGGGCCGAGGGGGCGTCCGCGACGGTCGCGGAACTGCCGTTCGTCGAGGGGAGCGGGCGTTCGGCCCGGATACCCGAGTACGCCGAGTGACGTCCCCGTCGAGGCCCGTACCGACGTGGCGTCCGCCGGAGCCACGCTGAAGGGGGTCGGCGTCGATGCCACCGTATGGGACGAGATACCGACTTCGAACGGCTCGCCGAACGGATCCGAACGCACTCGATCGAGGCGTCGGGATCGAACACCGGTCGGGTGACGATGCGCGACCTCGACGAGGTGAGCCACGAGTCGCTTCGCGAACTGCTCGACGCGCTCGACGCCGACCCCGGCACCCGCGTCTTCTACCTCTCGCCGGCGAACGCCGACAGGGTTCTCGCGGGAACGGACGCGGACGACGTCGACGACCTGTCGGAGTGCCTCGGCCGCGACCTTCGGGTCGAGGAGTCGATGCCCGACGACACCGTCCTCCTCATGGATCCCGACGCGATCGACGGCGGGGAGGTCGCGGATCCGGGCGCGGTCGTCTGTGGCACCGTCGGCGACCGGACCTGAGGCTACGACCGCGAGAGCAGCGCCCGCAACTGGCCGCGCGAGAAGAGCGAACTCGGCCGGTCCATGTGGACGCCGATCTCCCCCGAGAACGCGCGCAACCCCGCCGACTGGACGGGTTCGGGCAGCGAGTAGGCCCGCCGGAGCACGCTCCCGAGGCGGATCTCGCGCGAGAGGTCCGAGCGCCACGCCTTCTCGTACCTCTTCAGCGTCTTCGGGCGCTCGGGGTCGACGGTGTCGGCGGCGTGGTCCGCCGCGGTCATCCCGTAGAGGATGCCCCCGCCGGTGAAGGGTTTCGTCTGGGCGGCGGCGTCCCCGATCAGGAAGCCCCGCTCGCTCGTGACCCGCTTCGGCGGCCCGATCGGGATCGCCCCCGAACAGAAGTCCGCGGTCTCGACGCCGTAGTCGTCCGTGAACGCCTCGAAGAGGTCGCGGACCTCGCGTCCCGGCGGCGCGGCCAGGCCGTACTCGACGCCGGCTTCTCCTCGGGGAATCCGCCACGCGAAAAAGCGCGGGGTCGTGAGGTGGACGTCGACGAAGTCGGCGTGGTCCGCCGTCGCGTCGAAGCCCAGCACCCCGTGGAGGAGTTCGCCGGGTTCGTCGATCCCGAGGTCGCGGCGGGTGCGCGAGACGGGGCCGTCACAGCCGGCGACCATGCGCGCGCGGAACTGCGCGCTCCCGTCGGGCGTGCTCGCCGAGACGACGACGTGGTCGTCCTCCTCCGTGACGCCCGTGACGGTGTGGTGCTCGCGGAGGTCCGCGCCGGCCTCGCGGGCGGCCGCCGCGAGGTGCTCGTCGAGTCCAACCCGGTCGATCACGTTCGAGATCGGCTCGTCGGTGTAGAACGGGTAGGCCTCGCCCTCGGGGTCGTCGGGACCCGTGAGGTAGAATCGCGCGCCCGTGATCTCGTTCTGGAGGAGGTCCTCGCGCGCGCCGTCGGGCGCGTACTCCCAGACGTCGGTGCTGACGTGGCCCGAACAGGCCAACGGCTTGCCGACCGAGCCCTGCTCCAGGGCGAGCACGTCGTAGCCCTCCTCGGCGGCGCGACGGGCGAAGCGTGAACCGGCGGGGCCGGCCCCGACCACGACGAAGTCGTACATTCGACCGTGAGTACCGGATCGACGGCTAAATACCTTCGCGGTCCCGGGGCCGGCGGAAACGACGAAAACCCGATCGAACGTCACCAATAATGGGGCGATCAGACACACTGATACGGCTCGAACGCCGATGGTCGGCCGGGTTCGCTCGGATTCAGGTGCCTCTGATCCGGCCCGACCCGCTTTTCATACCGTCGATCGTGGGAGCGTGACCTGCGGCCCGGAGTCGACGGGCAACGGCACGAGTCGCGCCCGTCGTGGCTCCACTCGGTTCACGGGGTACGACCGCCAGTATCAGACGACCGCCAGCCCGCGAGGGGCCCCGTTCTCGAACGCCGGGGACCAGTCGACCGGGAGGCGCTCCCAGGAATCGCCATCGTCCGTCGAGCGAAACAGCCCGCGGTTGTTCACGGCGTAGAACCCACCCTCGTGGGCCGCGAGTACCGCCCGCACGACGCCCTCGCCGGTCGGAAGCCCGCGGTCGTCGAGGCGTTCCCACCGGCCGTCGCGGCGGCGGTAGACGTACGCGTCGGCCGCGTCGACCGAGTGCGCCGAACGCGCCCCGCTCGCGCTCGAGACGAGGACCGTGTCGGGGTCGGCCGGGTCGGGACACACGCTCCAGCAGTAGCGATGCGCCAACCCGTTCTGGGGGTGGGTCCACGTCTCGCCGCCATCCCGGCTCTCGGCGTAGCCGTCGCCCGCCGCCGAGTACACCCGGCCCGGGGCGTCGGGATGGGTCGCGAGCGAGTGGTTGTCACGGCGCGACCCAGGGGGGCGCTCGCGCCACGTCCCCCCGACGTCGTCGCTGACGATCAGCGCCCCGAGTTCGATCCCGACGTATATCCTACCGGAGTCGTGGGGGTCGAGTTCGATCCACCGGACGTGGTGCGTGTCGGGCCTGGGCGGGAAGAACCACTCCGGTTCGGAGGGGAGGTCGGCGATTCCCTCGACGTGCTCCCAGCTCTCGCCCGCGTCCCGCGACCGGTAGACCGCGCTGGGTTCGGTGCCGACCCAGACCTCCTCGGGGTCGTGTGGGCTGACCGTCGCGCTCATCACGCGATCCGAGTCGATCGACCGGCCGACCCGCTCGAAGGAGCGCCCGCCGTCGGCGCTCCGCAGGAGGCCGCCCTCGAAGGTGCCGACGAAGACCCTTTCGGGAACCTCGGGCGAGACGGCGACGCACTGGAGGTCGTGCGTTCCGAGACGACGCTCCGCCTCCCAGCCCGCTTCCTCGCTGGCGACGAGCAGCGTGTCCCGCATGGCCGCGTAGACGGTCGACATGACGATGGGTAGGGGGTCGACGGACAAAAGCGGTGAGGGCGATCAGGTGCGTGCCCCGCGGGACGTGTATCGAAGCGCGCCGACGCAGACGAGGCCGGCGAGCGCGCCGACCGCGAGCGTCGGAAAGGCGAGCGCGTAGCCGCCGGCGTCGAGCGCCCACCCGAAGACGACCGGTGAGACGACGGTCGTGCTGAACCCGACGAACGACTGGATCGACAGCGCGGTGCCGATCCGCTCGGGCGCGACGATCTCGGTGATCGCCGTGGAGGTCGGCGCGCTGTCCATCGTGACGGCGACGCCGTAGACGAACACGAGCGCGACGAGCGCGGGAAGCGAGAGCCAGTCCAACAGCCCGAGCGTCGCGCTGATCAGCCCGCTCGTCGCCAGCGCGACCGCGACGACGCGGAGGCGTCCGACCCGGTCGCTGAGCGCACCGCCGAGCAGGTTCCCGGGACCGCCGAGCGCCACCGCGACGCCCACGAGCGTCCCGGCGAGCAGTTCGGGCGAGCGCGTCGCCGCGAGGGCGGGCGCCGCGATCAGGAAGGCGGGCAGCCAGTTTCGCATCCCGAACAGCTCCCAGTTGTGCCACGAGTAGACCCCGACGGCGGCGAGATACGGGCGGTTGCGGAGCACCGCGAGGTCGACCCCGCCGCCCGTTCGCTCGGCGTCCGGCGCGTCGTGGCCCGCCACGAGGACGAGCGGCGCGACACAGAGCGCGCCGACGCTGGTCGCGACGACCGCCGTCCGCCAGTCGAGGGCGGCGGCGACCGACCCCGCGAGCAGGAAGGAGAGCCCGCTGCTCGCCGAGAAGGTGCCGACGTAGACGCCCATCGCCGTTCCCCGTGCTGTCTCGGGGTACCACTCGGCGACGAAGCGCATCCCGGGGACGTAGACGCCGGCCATGCCGACCCCGGCGACCAACCGGAGGAGGGTGCCCGAGAGGAATCCGGTAGCGAACAGGCCGAACGCGAGGCTCGCCCCGCCGGTGACCGTCGCGCCGACCGCGATCGACCACCGCGGGGAGCGACGGTCGACGAGCATCCCCACGGGGACGATCGCGGCGAGGTAGCCCGCCTGGAACGCGGCGAAGACGATCCCCGCACGCGTGCCCGAGATCCCCCAATCGGCGACGATCAGCGGCAACACCGCCGAGTAGTTGAACCAGACGAGGACCGAGAGAAAGAGCGAGACGCTCACGACCGCGAGCATCCGCGTTCGGGGCCGCTCGAAGGGGACCATTCCCGGCGAACCGACCACGGAAAGGGGAATAACCGTTCGGATGGCGGGCGAAATCGCCGGCGGCCACCGATCGGCGGTCAGTCGTCGGCGAGTGCGGGCTTTCGTTCGTCCGAGCGCGGGCCCTCGATGTCGACCGCGGGCAGCAGGTCCCGGAGATAGCGGCCCGTGTGGGAGGCCTCGATCTCGGCGACCTCCTCGGGGGTGCCCTCGGCGACGATTTCTCCCCCGTTTTCGCCGCCCTCGGGACCCAGATCCACGATGTGGTCGGCGTTCTTCACGAGGTCGAGTTCGTGTTCGACGACGACCACGGAGTTGCCGCCGTCGACCAGTCGTTGGAGAACGCTGATGAGCTTTCGCTCGTCCTCGCTGTGGAGGCCGGTGGTCGGCTCGTCGAGCAGGTAGAGCGTGTCGCCGGTGTCGCGCTTGCCGAGTTCCTCGGCGAGTTTGATGCGCTGTGCCTCACCTCCCGACAGCGTCGTCGAGGGCTGGCCCAGTCGCATGTAATCGAGGCCCACATCGGAAAGGAGTTGGAGGCGACTCGTGAGCCGCGTGTCGTGTTCGAAGAAGTCGAGGGCCTCCTCGACGCTCATGTCGAGGACGTCGGCGATCGTCTTCCCCTTGTATTCGACGTCGAGCGTCGCGTCGTTGTACCGCGAGCCCCCGCAGGCCTCGCAGGGCACGTAGACGTCCGAGAGGAAGTTCATCTCGATCTTTACAGTACCTTGCCCGCCACACTCCTCACAGCGCCCGCCCTTGACGTTGAACGAGAACCGCCCCTTCTCGTAGCCCCGCTGTTTCGCGAGGCTGGTCTCGGCGAACAGTTTACGGACGTAGTCGAAGACGCCGGTGTAGGTCGCGGGGTTCGATCTGGGAGTACGCCCGATGGGCGACTGGTCGATCAGGCGGACCTTCTCGATGTTCTCGATCCCCTCCACGTCGTCGTGGTCGCCGGGATCGACCGATGTATTGTCGTTCATCCGGCGGGCGAGCGCCTTGTAGAGGATCTCGAACATCAGGGTGGACTTGCCCGACCCCGAGACGCCCGTGATCGCCGTGAACGCTCCGACGGGGATTTCGACGTCCACGTCCTTCAGGTTGTGCTGGCGCGCGCCCCTGACCGTCAGCGTCTCCTCGAACCCTCGGCGCTCGTCGGGCACCGGGATCGACTTCCGACCGGAGAGGTAGTCGCCGGTGATCGACTCCTCGGCCGCACAGATGTCCTCGAAGTCGCCCTGTGCGACGACCTCGCCGCCGCGCTTTCCGGGGCCGGGCCCCATGTCGACGATGGTGTCCGCCCGGCGCATCGTCGCCTCGTCGTGCTCGACGACGATCAGGGTGTTGCCCAGATCCCGCAACCCTTCGAGGGTGTCGAGCAGGCGGTCGTTGTCGCGCTGGTGCAGTCCGATGGACGGTTCGTCGAGGACGTAGAGCACGCCCACGAGCCCGCTCCCGACCTGGGTGGCGAGGCGGATGCGCTGGCTCTCACCACCGGAGAGGGTCGCGGCCTCCCGGTCGAGGGTGAGGTATTCGAGGCCGACTTCCTCCATGAACCCGAGCCGCGCGCGGATCTCCTTCAAGATCTCCTCGGCGATGGTCAACTCGCGCTCCGTAAGAGCGGCCTCCATCCCCTCGAAGTGCGAGAGGGCGTCGCCAATGGACATCCGGTTGACCTCGGTGATCGCGGTGCCGTCGACCAGCACGTGACGCGACTGCTCCTTGAGGCGGGTGCCCTCGCAGGCGGGACACTCGGTGACGGCCATGTAGTCCTCGATGTGCTCGCGCGTCGAGTCCGAATCCGTCTCGATGTGGCGGCGCTGCAGGTTGGGGATGACGCCCTCGAAGCGCTTTTCCTTTCGCCGGGTCCCGTTTCGCGTCGAGCGCTTGAACACCACCCGTCGATCCGTCCCGTAGAGGAACTGTTCCTGAATATCGTCGGAGAGCTCCTCGAACGGGGTCGAGGGGCTCACGCCGAAGTGCTCCGCCACGGAGTCGATCCGCGTTCTGTAGTACGAGCGCTTGTAGCTCCACGGCTCGAAGACGTTCTTCAGGGGTTTTCCGGGGTCCCGAACCACGAGCGACTCGTCGACCTCCTTCGTCTTACCCAGTCCTTCGCACTCCGGGCAGGCCCCGTAGGGGCTGTTGAACGAAAAGGAGCGAGTCTCGATCTCGGAGAAGCGGAAGTCGCTGTTGGGGTTGCCCAGTTCCTCGGAGAACTCGATCGTGACCCGGTCGTCGCCCTCACCGCCGAGCGACCCCGTCGAGCGGGTGTTCGAGCCCAGATCCATTCCTTCAGGTGGGTCCGGAACGATGAGTTTGAGGACGCCGTCGGCCTCGTCGAGCGCGGTCTCGACGCTGTCTGCGATCCGCGCCCGTGCGTCCGGCGAGATCTCGATCCGGTCGACGATCACGTCGATCGTGTGGTCGTAGTTCTTGTCCAGGTCGGGTCGATCGAGCGTGAGGTCGTAGCCCTCGCCGTCGACCTCAACTCTGGAATACCCCTCGGAAACGAGTTCGTCGAAGAGGTCCTCGAACGCGCCCTTCCGGTCGCGGGCGACCGGTGCGGCGATCATCGCCCGCGTGCCCTTGGGTAACGAAAGGATCCCTCGGACCATGTCCTGAGCGCTCTGTTCGCCGACCTCCTCGCCCGTGATCGGGTCGTACTGCGTGCCGATCCGGGCGTAGAGCAGGCGGAGGTAGTCGTGGAGTTCGGTGACGGTGCCGACGGTCGAACGGGGGTTGTTCGCGGCGTTCTTCTGGTCGATCGAGATCGCCGGCGAGAGCCCCTCGACGGACTCGACCTGTGGCTTGTCCATCTGCCCGAGGAAGTTCCGGGCGTAGGCGGACAGCGACTCGATATACCGGCGCTGGCCCTCGGCGTAGATCGTCTCGAAGGCGAGCGAGGACTTGCCCGACCCCGACAGCCCGGTGACGACGGTGAACTGCTCGCGGGGGATCGACACGTCGAGGTCCTTGAGGTTATGTTCCTCTGCTCCACGGACCTCAATAAAATCCCGACTCATTGGGAGTTTCCTATGGGTGCGAGGGGGGTATACCCATCGGTTTCAGCGGCAAGCACTGGGAATGAATGACACGGTACGGGACCGTACACGGGCGTCGTGAACCGATCGACACGATTAGTTGCCGGGGCAACGAATCGGCGTCATGGCCGGTGCGCATCTGGCGAGGCTTGTCTCGCTCGCGGGTCGCGCGCTGAGCGCGCGGATCGTGGCGGGGCTCGACGAGCACGGAATCGGACGGGGCGAGTATCGGGTGCTGTTCGCGCTCTGTGAGCGGGAGGGGGTCTCCCAGACGGACCTCTGTGAGCGCCATCGGCTCGATAAGGGCGCGCTGGCGCGAGTCGTGGCCCGCCTCGAAGAACGGGGCTACGTCGAGCGCCGTCC from Halalkalicoccus sp. NIPERK01 harbors:
- a CDS encoding riboflavin synthase, with amino-acid sequence MFTGIIEEVGEIRSRTEADDGLRLRVACRFAGDLESGQSVSVNGACLTVEESDRGSFEVFLAAETVSRTYLGELREGDRVNLERAMPADGRFDGHLVQGHVDGVGEVRGIEEVGEDWRFAFSLPAEVESYVVEKGSITVDGISLTVAALSEGFSVAIIPTTYEETTLSGKSVGDPVHLEADVIAKYVERVSAPYRDRTP
- a CDS encoding PrsW family intramembrane metalloprotease; the protein is MQRDPVDRETRGSRDLYDVSTWERRSAVDTLAAWLYRVGVAGTKAFVVLLALAFLIAQFVLGGLGALSDPVVGVLVILSVVPAFAIAAYIWHIDVTTGEPLSLLVATFLLAVLFAMFAAVVNSLLQPAFGALPALIGLPLFFFLVVGPVEETVKLLAVRLFAYRDVRFDAVIDGAVYGAAAGLGFATIENAIYITRGLEAGLAGIEVIGAAGDTAATRALAGPGHVLYSSIAGYYLGLAKFNRENAGPIVIKGVLIAAFFHGLYNTLSGVVPSLLVAAASWITPAVALIGFIVLYDGLVGYFLYRKLSAYRRAYADAGIVRGEDEPTPELTEFDPDTER
- a CDS encoding DUF402 domain-containing protein, yielding MRATIRGIYTTALTRLFSTAGHEVVQATGPIRERFEREFGDGPAELSCTTSRDRQGVSLSGGPEAVEEGRRLLAVERDTFVWDDPTPLGAVFEGRVEGTRGGGAVVSLEGGEGYLPFDDSEEYVEEGDTLRVQVTEPTPPWSDDDPRVSTTIRARTPSGLAALREGESGIDAPDAETAGLVDLLSVDVPGNWGVSLGRRAREANLSDLEAGLSRAADLAAAFEKGELNPYATAWCWFGRESRFSLDEVRREVTTTMAGHHRIKAGSNRASDAVDFAEALCEPDEFPFDAVASQFGPREGDDLAMEHGKPDGRVITLGRGEVIEYDPEGSITLRREMTAGGSYDALGTPRESGDVAITTLKEGRWWYPTTYRDGGGATKGTYVNVCTPVELFPKSARYVDLHVDVVKHPDGTVERVDGEELDEAVDAGLVSDELAEKARGVAAAIERALA
- a CDS encoding DUF5611 family protein gives rise to the protein MREYKMRRGEHLEERIPDMEGTIEEYFGSITDTEEYNGSDLYVVDDPDNPVFERIVAGAVAYSGKKDKLAVHFEERPAEDVIAEGNADAAADAVSAKNDFLLEATGRDAQSRRESMKRDVEDKDADVPDA
- a CDS encoding DUF6432 family protein, with the protein product MGAKRAYRNRTDSEVAVLDALIERPEGGMTVLELRTRADVTIDELETALGELKRADLITVEKNGDRTVILPDESVVPDPDSEEPSIVERLRDRLPF
- a CDS encoding aminomethyltransferase family protein, which translates into the protein MTVLESFHANHGATFEERGGRTVPRHYGRPERTHQAVRNGVGIVEMAYGVLTITGDDRVEYVDNVVSNRVPESDGEGRYALLCDPQGRIELDLYIYNAGERLLLFTPPGRARGLAEEWREKVFIQDVGIDVASDDLSVLGVHGPKATEKVASVLNKIGVPEGSLVFDRGSINDVGVTVIAADDPTGEDGYEIVCSAAESEAVMDALINYGTGAVPFGTRTWETLTLEAGTPLFESELEGRLPNVLGLRNAVDFEKGCFVGQEVISRVENRGEPSRRLVGLRCEALPEGGTAVFDGEAVGEVTRAIESPSLGEPIAFALVEYGLEGGELTIGAEGASATVAELPFVEGSGRSARIPEYAE
- a CDS encoding geranylgeranyl reductase family protein, whose product is MYDFVVVGAGPAGSRFARRAAEEGYDVLALEQGSVGKPLACSGHVSTDVWEYAPDGAREDLLQNEITGARFYLTGPDDPEGEAYPFYTDEPISNVIDRVGLDEHLAAAAREAGADLREHHTVTGVTEEDDHVVVSASTPDGSAQFRARMVAGCDGPVSRTRRDLGIDEPGELLHGVLGFDATADHADFVDVHLTTPRFFAWRIPRGEAGVEYGLAAPPGREVRDLFEAFTDDYGVETADFCSGAIPIGPPKRVTSERGFLIGDAAAQTKPFTGGGILYGMTAADHAADTVDPERPKTLKRYEKAWRSDLSREIRLGSVLRRAYSLPEPVQSAGLRAFSGEIGVHMDRPSSLFSRGQLRALLSRS